The proteins below come from a single Mercenaria mercenaria strain notata chromosome 3, MADL_Memer_1, whole genome shotgun sequence genomic window:
- the LOC123566094 gene encoding uncharacterized protein LOC123566094, which yields MPLSKRLQNKACDLIKASSEARVVKTMLQTERDDDTTWDTLYAKAMQLASDVGVQPSVPRMQGLQRNRPNAPAADPSIFWTRNMFFPFVDHLIKELDDRLLKTNGRFKAQWLIPAQACCSILIEFLKLVQRNGLSQEQCKEVFQCYSANLPIDATEDLFLRECDRWRICGHRMH from the exons ATGCCGCTTTCTAAACGACTGCAAAACAAGGCATGTGATCTCATCAAGGCTTCCAGTGAAGCTCGAGTAGTGAAGACCATGTTGCAA ACTGAACGAGACGACGATACCACCTGGGACACCCTGTATGCAAAGGCTATGCAACTGGCATCTGACGTAGGCGTTCAACCTTCCGTACCCAGAATGCAGGGTCTCCAAAGAAATCGACCTAATGCACCTGCAGCTGATCCCTCCATCTTCTGGACACGCAACATGTTCTTTCCGTTTGTTGATCACCTCATTAAAGAATTGGATGACCGCTTGCTTAAGACAAACGGTAGATTTAAGGCGCAATGGCTCATTCCCGCACAGGCATGTTGCAgtattttaatagaatttttaaaactg GTGCAACGTAACGGCTTATCACAGGAACAATGCAAAGAAGTGTTCCAATGCTACAGTGCCAACCTGCCGATAGATGCCACCGAGGACCTCTTTCTCAGGGAATGTGATCGTTGGCGCATTTGTGGACATCGGATGCACTGA